A genome region from Myxococcales bacterium includes the following:
- a CDS encoding cytochrome c3 family protein codes for MARFLFPEWTQPLKKYVITPAALLGPVYIVALAAVVKDPQTLRIGYMPKQPVPYSHALHVGELGLDCRYCHNVVDRSAKAAVPPAATCMNCHQTVLPKSEKLTPVRQAFFENIPVRWTRVTDLPDYVYFNHSAHVTRGIGCESCHGRIDQMPTVFQAAPLTMQWCLDCHRNPEPNLRNPENVTVMGYKPQPGEGAKVKADLRINPPTDCSTCHR; via the coding sequence ATGGCTCGCTTCCTGTTCCCGGAGTGGACCCAACCACTCAAGAAGTACGTCATCACACCGGCTGCCTTGCTGGGGCCGGTCTACATCGTCGCGCTCGCGGCGGTGGTGAAGGACCCGCAGACCTTGCGCATCGGCTACATGCCGAAGCAGCCGGTGCCGTACAGCCACGCGCTGCACGTCGGCGAGCTCGGCCTCGACTGCCGGTACTGCCACAACGTGGTGGACCGGTCGGCGAAGGCGGCGGTCCCCCCGGCGGCGACGTGCATGAACTGTCACCAGACGGTGCTGCCCAAGAGCGAGAAGCTCACTCCGGTGCGCCAGGCGTTCTTCGAGAACATCCCGGTGCGCTGGACGCGGGTGACCGACCTGCCTGACTACGTCTACTTCAACCACAGCGCGCACGTGACCCGCGGCATCGGCTGCGAGTCGTGCCACGGCCGCATCGACCAGATGCCGACGGTGTTCCAGGCCGCGCCGCTGACGATGCAGTGGTGCCTGGACTGCCACCGCAACCCGGAGCCCAACCTGCGCAACCCCGAGAACGTGACCGTGATGGGGTACAAGCCCCAGCCCGGTGAGGGCGCGAAGGTGAAGGCCGATCTCCGCATCAACCCGCCGACGGATTGCTCCACATGTCATCGCTGA
- a CDS encoding 30S ribosomal protein S1 — protein sequence MVDAATFQDDDFAALFAESIAQENAKEGEILRGTVISVGKDFAIVDIGYKSEGQVALEEFRGADGTIAVVVGDQVDVLLESRENDAGMCVLSKEKADRFKVWDEISAACERDELIEGTITARVKGGLSVTIRGGVKAFLPGSQVDLRPVRNLDAFLGQAFKFKVIKFNKKRGNIVLSRRVLLEKERAALKESTLERLKEGQIVEGIVKNLTEYGAFIDLGGIDGLLHITDMSWGRVNHPSELFQVGDHVRVKVLKFNADTERVSLGLKQITEDPWSRAAEKFVPGTVVRGKVVSLKDYGAFIELEEGIEGLVHISEMSWTRRVKHPSKMVAVGDMVEAVVLDVDVKQNRISLGMKQLEPNPYEQLTEKYPPGTVVKGKVRNIADFGIFVEIEEGIDGLVHISDMSWTQRVKHPSELFQKGDDVEAVLLNIDTSDGEKPKISLGIKQLVADPWDRIPYEFPIGKVVDGKVLKVLDFGAFVELEKGIEGLVHVSEISEEHVEDPRAVLNPGQDVKVQILATDAAERKIALSIKGANRAKEMSEAQGYAGANAGGATLGDLMRGKLGKIAGPKKKGGGGRGDRDIDEANE from the coding sequence ATGGTTGACGCCGCCACGTTTCAGGATGACGACTTCGCCGCGCTGTTCGCCGAGAGCATCGCGCAAGAGAATGCCAAGGAGGGCGAGATCCTCCGTGGCACTGTGATCTCGGTAGGCAAGGACTTCGCGATCGTCGACATCGGCTACAAGTCCGAAGGTCAGGTCGCGCTCGAGGAGTTCCGCGGCGCAGACGGCACCATCGCGGTCGTCGTCGGCGACCAGGTGGACGTCCTGCTCGAGTCCCGCGAGAACGACGCCGGCATGTGCGTCCTCTCGAAGGAGAAGGCCGATCGCTTCAAGGTCTGGGACGAGATCAGCGCCGCGTGCGAGCGCGACGAGCTGATCGAGGGCACCATCACCGCGCGCGTGAAGGGCGGCCTCTCGGTCACCATCCGCGGCGGCGTGAAGGCGTTCCTCCCGGGGTCGCAGGTCGACCTCCGCCCCGTCCGCAACCTCGACGCGTTCCTCGGCCAGGCCTTCAAGTTCAAGGTCATCAAGTTCAACAAGAAGCGCGGCAACATCGTGTTGTCGCGCCGCGTGCTCCTCGAGAAGGAGCGCGCCGCGTTGAAGGAGTCGACGCTCGAGCGCCTCAAGGAGGGCCAGATCGTCGAGGGCATCGTCAAGAACCTCACCGAGTACGGTGCGTTCATCGACCTCGGCGGCATCGACGGCCTGCTGCACATCACCGACATGAGCTGGGGCCGGGTCAACCACCCGTCCGAGCTGTTCCAGGTCGGCGACCACGTCCGCGTGAAGGTGTTGAAGTTCAACGCCGACACCGAGCGCGTCAGCCTCGGCCTGAAGCAGATCACCGAGGATCCGTGGAGCCGCGCCGCCGAGAAGTTCGTGCCCGGCACGGTCGTCCGCGGCAAGGTGGTCTCGCTCAAGGACTACGGCGCCTTCATCGAGCTCGAGGAGGGCATCGAGGGCCTCGTCCACATCTCCGAGATGTCGTGGACCCGCCGGGTCAAGCACCCGTCGAAGATGGTCGCCGTGGGCGACATGGTCGAGGCGGTCGTGCTCGACGTCGACGTCAAGCAGAACCGGATCTCGCTCGGCATGAAGCAGCTCGAGCCGAACCCGTACGAGCAGCTGACCGAGAAGTACCCCCCGGGTACCGTGGTCAAGGGCAAGGTCCGGAACATCGCCGACTTCGGTATCTTTGTTGAGATCGAAGAGGGCATCGACGGCCTGGTCCACATCAGCGACATGTCGTGGACCCAGCGGGTCAAGCACCCGTCGGAGCTGTTCCAGAAGGGTGACGACGTCGAGGCCGTGCTCCTCAACATCGACACCTCGGACGGCGAGAAGCCCAAGATCTCGCTCGGCATCAAGCAGCTGGTCGCGGACCCGTGGGATCGCATCCCGTACGAGTTCCCGATCGGCAAGGTCGTCGACGGCAAGGTCCTCAAGGTCCTCGACTTCGGCGCCTTCGTCGAGCTCGAGAAGGGCATCGAGGGGCTCGTCCACGTCTCGGAGATCTCCGAGGAGCACGTCGAGGATCCCCGCGCGGTGCTCAACCCCGGCCAGGACGTGAAGGTCCAGATCCTCGCGACCGACGCGGCCGAGCGCAAGATCGCCCTCTCCATCAAGGGCGCCAACCGCGCCAAGGAGATGTCGGAGGCGCAGGGCTACGCCGGTGCCAACGCGGGCGGCGCCACCCTCGGCGACCTGATGCGCGGCAAGCTGGGCAAGATCGCCGGTCCCAAGAAGAAGGGCGGCGGGGGCAGGGGCGACCGCGACATCGACGAGGCGAACGAGTAG
- the nrfD gene encoding polysulfide reductase NrfD, protein MASEIEAHASGGDDHGHGDGKSAREVFRGITDDVTNVALKPIGKWWYPAFGVALLMLGCLVVAVTHLFRNGIGVWGNNNIQGWAWDITNFVFWVGIGHAGTLISAVLYLFRQDWRTSINRSAEAMTIFAVACAGIFPIIHTGRPWFAWWMIPHPNDMGMWPQFRSPLMWDVFAISTYATTSILFWYMGMVPDLATLRDRSKDKVRQVVYGLLSLGWRGSARQWHRYERAYLILAALSTPLVLSVHSVVSFDFATSQNPGWHTTILPPYFVAGAIFSGFAMVMTLMIPLRKLFKLEHIITEAHISAMCKVTVATGTMVGGAYGIELFTAWYSGNLWEWFTFRNRILGPYAWAYFIMVSCNVIAPQFFWFKRFRSNLIFVWILCGFINVGMWFERFVIIVSSLARQHLPGAWGYFSPTKWDFLTLLGSFGLFFTLFLLFVRFAPVVAIAEVKAVSPAAHAGKEDH, encoded by the coding sequence ATGGCCAGCGAGATCGAAGCCCACGCCTCCGGCGGTGACGACCACGGTCACGGCGACGGCAAGTCGGCGCGGGAGGTCTTCCGCGGGATCACCGACGACGTCACCAACGTCGCGCTCAAGCCGATCGGCAAGTGGTGGTACCCCGCCTTCGGCGTGGCCCTGCTGATGCTCGGCTGCCTGGTCGTGGCGGTCACGCACCTGTTCCGCAACGGCATCGGCGTGTGGGGCAACAACAACATCCAGGGCTGGGCCTGGGACATCACGAACTTCGTGTTCTGGGTCGGCATCGGCCACGCCGGCACGCTGATCAGCGCGGTGCTCTACCTGTTCCGGCAGGACTGGCGCACCAGCATCAACCGCTCGGCCGAGGCGATGACGATCTTCGCCGTGGCCTGCGCCGGCATCTTCCCGATCATCCACACCGGCCGCCCGTGGTTCGCGTGGTGGATGATCCCGCACCCCAACGACATGGGCATGTGGCCGCAGTTCCGCAGCCCGCTCATGTGGGACGTGTTCGCGATCTCCACGTACGCCACCACCTCGATCCTGTTCTGGTACATGGGCATGGTCCCCGACCTCGCGACCCTGCGCGACCGGTCGAAGGACAAGGTCCGCCAGGTCGTCTACGGGCTCCTGTCGCTGGGCTGGCGCGGCTCGGCCCGACAGTGGCACCGCTACGAGCGCGCGTACCTGATCCTCGCGGCCCTGTCGACGCCGCTGGTGCTGTCGGTCCACTCGGTCGTGTCGTTCGACTTCGCGACCTCCCAGAACCCGGGCTGGCACACGACGATCCTGCCGCCGTACTTCGTCGCCGGCGCCATCTTCAGCGGCTTCGCGATGGTGATGACGCTGATGATCCCGCTGCGCAAGCTGTTCAAGCTCGAGCACATCATCACCGAGGCCCACATCTCCGCGATGTGCAAGGTGACGGTCGCGACCGGCACGATGGTCGGCGGCGCCTACGGCATCGAGCTGTTCACCGCCTGGTACTCCGGCAACCTGTGGGAGTGGTTCACGTTCCGCAACCGCATCCTCGGGCCGTACGCCTGGGCCTACTTCATCATGGTGAGCTGCAACGTCATCGCGCCGCAGTTCTTCTGGTTCAAGCGGTTCCGCTCCAACCTGATCTTCGTGTGGATCCTGTGCGGGTTCATCAACGTCGGCATGTGGTTCGAGCGCTTCGTCATCATCGTGAGCTCGCTGGCCCGTCAGCACCTGCCCGGCGCCTGGGGCTACTTCTCGCCGACCAAGTGGGACTTCCTGACGCTGCTCGGCAGCTTCGGCCTGTTCTTCACGCTGTTCCTCCTGTTCGTCCGGTTCGCGCCGGTCGTCGCCATCGCGGAGGTCAAGGCGGTCTCGCCCGCCGCCCACGCCGGCAAGGAAGATCACTGA
- a CDS encoding (d)CMP kinase encodes MSTPLVVTIDGPAGAGKSTVARRLARRLGYRLLDTGAIYRAVAITALARGIDLDDEAALAPIAAGLDIDFHFEGDVNHVRLGGADVTTAIRTPEASQGASRVSRHPAVRAGLLELQRRLGGAGGVVVEGRDTGTVVFPDAGAKFFLTASDEERARRRHAELESNGGDAPSFEDTLRDIRERDERDASRDVAPMRAADDAVLVDSSDVGLDDVIDRLAAEVSRRAT; translated from the coding sequence ATGTCGACTCCTCTCGTGGTCACGATCGACGGTCCCGCCGGCGCCGGCAAGTCGACCGTCGCGCGCCGGCTGGCGCGGCGCCTCGGCTACCGCCTGCTCGACACCGGGGCGATCTATCGCGCGGTCGCGATCACCGCGCTCGCGCGCGGGATCGACCTCGACGACGAGGCCGCGCTGGCCCCGATCGCGGCCGGCCTCGACATCGACTTCCACTTCGAGGGCGACGTCAACCACGTGCGCCTCGGCGGCGCCGACGTGACCACCGCGATCCGCACCCCCGAGGCCTCGCAGGGCGCGTCGAGGGTCTCGCGCCACCCGGCGGTCCGGGCCGGGCTGCTCGAGCTGCAGCGGCGCCTCGGCGGGGCCGGCGGGGTCGTGGTCGAGGGCCGCGACACCGGCACGGTGGTGTTCCCCGACGCCGGCGCCAAGTTCTTCCTGACCGCCTCGGACGAGGAGCGGGCCCGCCGGCGGCACGCCGAGCTCGAGTCCAACGGCGGCGACGCCCCCAGCTTCGAGGACACCCTGCGCGACATCCGCGAGCGCGACGAGCGCGACGCCAGCCGCGACGTGGCGCCCATGCGCGCGGCCGACGACGCGGTCCTCGTCGACAGCTCCGACGTCGGCCTCGACGACGTGATCGACCGCCTCGCGGCCGAGGTCTCGCGCCGCGCGACCTGA
- a CDS encoding DUF3341 domain-containing protein, producing the protein MEADTHTNDEHDDAASAGPADPGDGGDHGGDPDHGDGGAHGGDAEGAHGGPDTELHGLLAEFETPGALISAARKVKNAGYTEFDCYSPFPVHGIDDAMGIKRTRLPLVVFAGGLAGLAGGVLMQWWMNAHNWPWNIGGKPTWSIPANVPIAYETTILLSVLTTFFGMWAANKLPQVWHPFFRLDRFARVTDDGMFLGIEASDQRFELEQTKQLLVAAGATHVEECHVDTRPEARTVPKWIYGAMTVATVVAIIPFALAFKARASKSSDPHWHVFSDMDFQPKAKSDQAFAEFADGRANRGEIEGTIARGSLNADDAYYRGLRDGQWITELPTTLEVDAKLLDRGQERFNIYCAPCHGFDGAGHGVVPERVALRGGAWEARNLVSSDSVVIKMPNGQLFNTISNGYNTMMGYAAQVPVRDRWAILLYVRALQRGQNATQAELPAGAQVR; encoded by the coding sequence ATGGAAGCTGACACCCACACCAACGACGAGCATGACGACGCGGCCAGCGCTGGCCCCGCCGATCCCGGCGACGGCGGCGATCACGGCGGCGACCCCGATCACGGCGACGGCGGCGCGCACGGCGGCGACGCCGAGGGTGCGCACGGCGGCCCCGACACCGAGCTGCACGGCCTGCTCGCCGAGTTCGAGACCCCGGGCGCGCTGATCTCGGCCGCCCGCAAGGTCAAGAACGCCGGCTACACCGAGTTCGACTGCTACAGCCCGTTCCCGGTGCACGGCATCGACGACGCCATGGGCATCAAGCGCACGCGCTTGCCGCTGGTGGTGTTCGCGGGCGGCCTCGCCGGCCTCGCCGGCGGCGTGCTGATGCAGTGGTGGATGAACGCCCACAACTGGCCGTGGAACATCGGCGGCAAGCCGACGTGGAGCATCCCGGCCAACGTCCCGATCGCCTACGAGACGACGATCCTCCTGTCGGTGCTCACCACGTTCTTCGGGATGTGGGCGGCCAACAAGCTGCCGCAGGTCTGGCACCCGTTCTTCCGGCTCGATCGATTCGCGCGCGTCACCGACGACGGCATGTTCCTGGGCATCGAGGCCTCGGACCAGCGCTTCGAGCTCGAGCAGACCAAGCAGCTCCTCGTGGCCGCCGGCGCCACCCACGTCGAGGAGTGCCACGTCGACACGCGGCCCGAGGCCCGGACCGTGCCCAAGTGGATCTACGGCGCGATGACCGTCGCCACCGTGGTCGCGATCATCCCGTTCGCGCTGGCCTTCAAGGCCCGGGCCTCGAAGTCGAGCGACCCGCACTGGCACGTCTTCTCGGACATGGACTTCCAGCCCAAGGCCAAGAGCGACCAGGCCTTCGCCGAGTTCGCCGACGGCCGCGCCAACCGCGGCGAGATCGAGGGCACGATCGCGCGCGGCAGCCTCAACGCCGACGACGCCTACTACCGCGGCCTGCGCGACGGCCAGTGGATCACCGAGCTGCCGACGACGCTCGAGGTCGACGCCAAGCTGCTCGATCGCGGCCAGGAGCGCTTCAACATCTACTGCGCGCCGTGCCACGGCTTCGACGGCGCCGGCCACGGCGTCGTGCCCGAGCGGGTCGCGCTGCGCGGCGGCGCCTGGGAGGCGCGCAACCTGGTCTCGTCTGACTCGGTCGTGATCAAGATGCCCAACGGGCAGCTCTTCAACACGATCTCGAACGGCTACAACACGATGATGGGTTACGCCGCCCAGGTCCCGGTCCGGGATCGGTGGGCCATTCTCCTGTACGTCCGCGCCCTGCAGCGCGGCCAGAACGCGACCCAGGCCGAACTCCCGGCCGGCGCCCAGGTCCGGTGA
- a CDS encoding MoxR family ATPase, whose product MPSTIAPEQLSQVGVISRSILEEVGKAFIGPGTITEAILTALIARGHVLIEGNPGVAKTTLVKAFAQTLSMNFRRVQFTPDLLPSDITGTYILDMRTNTFVLREGPVFTNVLLGDEINRAPAKTQSALLEAMQEQQVTIEGETRPLGSPFIVLATQNPIEQEGTYPLPEAQVDRFLIKLKMTYPEPADEKRMLQTYDKPPPPVRAVVGPDEVLRLQALAQEVFVAEELVDYVLALTHFTRSHGRVYLGASPRAALALLHACKALALLRGRDYALPDDIRQLAPLVLAHRILMTPDAELEGGTGVAVVTEALGKVGYKTPRR is encoded by the coding sequence ATGCCCTCCACCATCGCACCCGAGCAACTGTCCCAGGTCGGCGTCATCAGCCGGTCGATCCTCGAGGAGGTCGGCAAGGCCTTCATCGGCCCCGGCACGATCACCGAGGCGATCCTGACCGCGCTGATCGCGCGCGGCCACGTGCTGATCGAGGGCAACCCCGGCGTCGCCAAGACCACGCTGGTCAAGGCGTTCGCGCAGACGCTGTCGATGAACTTCCGCCGGGTGCAGTTCACGCCCGACCTGCTGCCGTCGGACATCACCGGCACGTACATCCTCGACATGCGCACCAACACCTTCGTCCTGCGCGAGGGGCCGGTGTTCACCAACGTGCTGCTCGGCGACGAGATCAACCGCGCGCCGGCCAAGACCCAGTCGGCGCTGCTCGAGGCGATGCAGGAGCAGCAGGTCACGATCGAGGGCGAGACCCGCCCGCTGGGCTCGCCGTTCATCGTCCTCGCGACCCAGAACCCGATCGAGCAGGAGGGCACCTACCCGCTGCCCGAGGCCCAGGTCGATCGGTTCCTGATCAAGCTGAAGATGACCTACCCGGAGCCCGCCGACGAGAAGCGCATGCTCCAGACCTACGACAAGCCGCCGCCGCCGGTGCGCGCGGTGGTCGGCCCCGACGAGGTGCTGCGGCTGCAGGCGCTGGCGCAGGAGGTGTTCGTCGCCGAGGAGCTGGTCGACTACGTCCTCGCCCTGACGCACTTCACGCGCAGCCACGGCCGGGTCTACCTGGGCGCGTCGCCGCGCGCGGCGCTGGCGCTCCTGCACGCGTGCAAGGCCCTGGCGCTCCTGCGCGGCCGCGACTACGCCCTGCCCGACGACATCCGCCAGCTGGCGCCGCTGGTGCTCGCCCACCGCATCCTGATGACGCCCGACGCCGAGCTCGAGGGCGGCACCGGGGTCGCGGTCGTGACCGAGGCCCTGGGCAAGGTCGGCTACAAGACCCCGCGCCGATGA
- a CDS encoding 4Fe-4S dicluster domain-containing protein, with protein sequence MSSLNNTTSPDVPLADGTLADGAAASPQHGYWMSMAELEPADVAPAADDGGGDAVDPLNRRNFMQLMGASMALAGVAGAGCHRYDREEIVPLSRRPEDMVPGVTQQYASVFEFGGMTQAVVVTSYEGRPIKIDGNPEHPFAGGGIVAGTARHAGSSVFAQGSILHLYDPDRSQGVQQGSKGATFADWQLVAEGLRKNPNWNGVRILAEASSSPTVAELRRRMQSQFPGAAWYEWEPVSFDNERAGLRQAFGRPMRAMAHLDRAQTIVSLDCDIFTEHPAAAAYARDFGRSRKPDGGSLGPGKMNRLYAIESVYTHTGVLADHRLPIRSEHVLTFLQALDAGLTGGGAASGEVVREAKVAAFLKALTDDLNATRGAAVLVAGRRQPAAVHALVAKINSALGGALVSYFDDPEPQRLDHADAIGALVRDLKANQVETLIIIGGNPVYDAPADLDFGAALAQAKTSVHLSEYANETSAKTTWHVPKAHFLESWGDARTWDGTWSVQQPLILPLYGGISTIELLAELLGETRSAEQLVREQVEAGGGQWRASVHDGFVARSAWTPTTASVGALPPSTLTDSQKAPSNGANGSFEVTFSPSSQTWDGRFANNSWLQETPDFLTKVTWDNVALIAKDTADALHIHSQDMVRITVGDRKLECAALVMPGQARGSIAIMLGGGRTKAGSVGNKGGEWKGGGWNTYALRTVGALDIATGARVEKTGGSYTIATTQDHWDIRQGHALSDAPITGVGDKGIRERIDRIIKETDVGTYRGATYKAQEEEPYFHDHEHHRGYSPFEEKHYNGRKWAMAIDLGSCMGCNACMVACQSENNVPVVGKKEVHRNREMHWIRIDRYFKGDVADPEVVSQPVACQHCENAPCEQVCPVGATLHSSEGLNEMVYNRCVGTRYCLNNCPYRVRRFNFLDWHKDLKDARNKVRRLLFNADVTVRERGVMEKCTYCVQRIQAAKINAKNAHNRGPLPDGTITTACQAACPTEAIVFGDLSDPESRVSKLHGDRRQYELLSDLNDKPRTRFLARVRNPNPALASAAGTHGDH encoded by the coding sequence ATGTCATCGCTGAACAACACGACGAGCCCTGACGTGCCGCTGGCCGACGGGACGCTGGCCGACGGGGCCGCGGCCAGCCCGCAGCACGGCTACTGGATGAGCATGGCCGAGCTCGAGCCGGCCGACGTGGCGCCCGCCGCCGACGACGGTGGCGGCGACGCGGTCGACCCGCTCAACCGGCGCAACTTCATGCAGCTCATGGGGGCGTCGATGGCCCTCGCCGGCGTCGCCGGCGCCGGCTGCCACCGCTACGACCGCGAGGAGATCGTGCCGCTGTCGCGGCGCCCCGAGGACATGGTCCCGGGCGTCACGCAGCAGTACGCCTCGGTGTTCGAGTTCGGCGGCATGACCCAGGCGGTCGTGGTGACCTCGTACGAGGGCCGTCCGATCAAGATCGACGGCAACCCCGAGCACCCGTTCGCGGGCGGCGGCATCGTCGCCGGCACCGCGCGCCACGCCGGCTCGTCGGTGTTCGCCCAGGGCTCGATCCTCCACCTCTACGACCCGGATCGGTCGCAGGGCGTGCAGCAGGGCAGCAAGGGCGCGACGTTCGCCGACTGGCAGCTCGTGGCCGAGGGCCTGCGCAAGAACCCCAACTGGAACGGCGTGCGGATCCTGGCCGAGGCGTCGTCGTCGCCGACGGTGGCCGAGCTGCGCCGACGGATGCAGAGCCAGTTCCCGGGCGCCGCCTGGTACGAGTGGGAGCCGGTGTCGTTCGACAACGAGCGCGCCGGCCTGCGCCAGGCGTTCGGTCGGCCGATGCGGGCGATGGCCCACCTCGACCGCGCCCAGACCATCGTCTCGCTCGACTGCGACATCTTCACCGAGCACCCCGCCGCGGCGGCCTACGCCCGCGACTTCGGCCGGAGCCGCAAGCCCGACGGTGGCTCGCTCGGCCCCGGCAAGATGAACCGGCTGTACGCGATCGAGAGCGTGTACACCCACACCGGCGTGCTGGCGGATCACCGCCTCCCGATCCGGTCCGAGCACGTGCTCACGTTCCTGCAGGCGCTCGACGCCGGGCTCACCGGTGGCGGCGCCGCCAGCGGTGAGGTCGTGCGCGAGGCCAAGGTCGCCGCCTTCCTGAAGGCGCTGACCGACGACCTCAACGCCACCCGCGGCGCGGCGGTGCTGGTCGCCGGCCGTCGCCAGCCCGCGGCGGTCCACGCCCTGGTCGCCAAGATCAACAGCGCGCTCGGCGGCGCGCTGGTGTCGTACTTCGACGACCCCGAGCCGCAGCGGCTCGATCACGCCGACGCGATCGGCGCGCTGGTCCGCGACCTCAAGGCCAACCAGGTCGAGACGCTGATCATCATCGGCGGCAACCCGGTCTACGACGCGCCGGCCGACCTCGACTTCGGCGCGGCGCTGGCGCAGGCCAAGACCTCGGTCCACCTGTCCGAGTACGCCAACGAGACCTCGGCCAAGACCACCTGGCACGTCCCGAAGGCCCACTTCCTCGAGAGCTGGGGCGACGCGCGGACCTGGGACGGCACCTGGAGCGTCCAGCAGCCGTTGATCCTGCCGCTCTATGGCGGCATCTCGACGATCGAGCTCCTGGCCGAGCTCCTCGGCGAGACCCGCTCGGCCGAGCAGCTCGTGCGGGAGCAGGTCGAGGCCGGCGGCGGCCAGTGGCGGGCCTCGGTCCACGACGGCTTCGTCGCGCGCTCGGCCTGGACCCCGACGACGGCGTCGGTCGGCGCGCTGCCGCCGTCCACGCTCACCGACAGCCAGAAGGCCCCGAGCAACGGCGCCAACGGCTCGTTCGAGGTGACGTTCAGCCCGTCGAGCCAGACCTGGGACGGTCGGTTCGCCAACAACAGCTGGCTGCAGGAGACCCCGGACTTCCTGACCAAGGTCACCTGGGACAACGTCGCGCTGATCGCCAAGGACACGGCCGACGCGCTCCACATCCACTCGCAGGACATGGTCCGGATCACCGTCGGCGACCGCAAGCTCGAGTGCGCCGCGCTGGTCATGCCCGGCCAGGCCCGCGGCTCGATCGCGATCATGCTCGGCGGCGGCCGCACCAAGGCCGGCTCGGTCGGCAACAAGGGCGGTGAGTGGAAGGGCGGCGGCTGGAACACCTACGCGCTCCGCACCGTCGGCGCGCTCGACATCGCCACCGGCGCCCGGGTCGAGAAGACCGGCGGCAGCTACACGATCGCCACCACCCAGGACCACTGGGACATCCGCCAGGGCCACGCGCTGTCGGACGCGCCCATCACCGGCGTCGGCGACAAGGGCATCCGCGAGCGCATCGACCGGATCATCAAGGAGACCGACGTCGGCACCTACCGGGGCGCGACCTACAAGGCCCAGGAGGAGGAGCCGTACTTCCACGACCACGAGCACCACCGTGGCTACTCCCCGTTCGAGGAGAAGCACTACAACGGGCGCAAGTGGGCGATGGCGATCGACCTCGGCTCGTGCATGGGCTGCAACGCCTGCATGGTGGCCTGCCAGTCCGAGAACAACGTGCCGGTGGTCGGCAAGAAGGAGGTGCACCGCAACCGCGAGATGCACTGGATCCGGATCGACCGCTACTTCAAGGGCGACGTCGCGGATCCCGAGGTCGTGTCGCAGCCGGTGGCGTGCCAGCACTGCGAGAACGCCCCGTGCGAGCAGGTCTGTCCGGTGGGTGCGACGCTGCACTCGTCGGAGGGCCTGAACGAGATGGTCTACAACCGCTGCGTCGGCACCCGCTACTGCCTCAACAACTGCCCGTACCGCGTGCGCCGGTTCAACTTCCTCGACTGGCACAAGGACCTCAAGGACGCGCGCAACAAGGTCCGCCGGCTGCTGTTCAACGCCGACGTGACCGTGCGCGAGCGCGGCGTCATGGAGAAGTGCACGTACTGCGTGCAGCGCATCCAGGCCGCGAAGATCAACGCGAAAAACGCGCACAACCGCGGGCCGCTCCCCGACGGCACGATCACCACCGCCTGCCAGGCGGCGTGCCCGACCGAGGCGATCGTGTTCGGCGACCTGTCGGACCCGGAGAGCCGGGTGTCGAAGCTGCACGGCGATCGCCGGCAGTACGAGCTGCTCAGCGACCTCAACGACAAGCCGCGGACGCGCTTCCTCGCCCGCGTCCGCAACCCCAACCCGGCCCTCGCGTCCGCCGCCGGCACGCACGGAGATCACTGA